From Chloracidobacterium thermophilum B:
TCAAGGATGAGCATCCGCCTGGACATCCGGCCTATTCCTTCGGAGCAACGGCTTCGAGCGTCACGATGGCTTCACATCCGCCGGTCGGCACGGGGCGGAGTTCAACCGTGCCGTTCATCTTGGTGATGAGCTTCCGGGTGATGACGAGTCCCAGCCCGGTGCCGTGCGGCTTCGAGGTGTAAAACGGCTTGAAGAGCTGGTCAAGCTGCTGGGGCGTCAACCCAACGCCGTTATCCGCAATGACAATACTCACCAGATGCTCGCGCCGAAAAACGCGCAGCGTAATGGTCGGATCATCGCAGCCCTCAAGGGCATCCGCTGCATTGGTGACGAGGTTGAGCAGGGCCTGATGCAGCGCCCGCTGGTCGGCGCGGACCGTACCGGCATCCTTTTCAAACCGGTATTCCAGCCGGATGCCGCGCTTGGCAAAGTCCTCTTCGATGAGTGAGCAGAAACGCTCCAGAAACGGCACAATCGGCAACGGCTCCAGCACCGGCGTTTCATACAGGCTGAAGGAACGCAGGGTTTTGAGCAGGTATTCCACCCGGCTGATTTCCGCCAGTGAACGGTCGAGATACTTTGCGATGGTGGCGCGCGAAGGATTCTCCATCTGTTTCAGTACCGTCAGCGCCGTTTTGACGGAGTTGATGGGATTGCCCATTTCGTGCCGGATGCCGGAGAAGATATATCCGGTCGTCTCCATGACATTGACGGCCTCGGCAATGGATTCGTAGCGGAGCTGTTCGGTGACATCCCGGCACACGGCGACAATGTTCTGGAGACGGCCGGCTTCGTCCCACACGGGAGACACTGAGGCTTCTTCCTGGTAGGTCGTGCCGTCTTTGCGGCGGGCCGTGTAGATACCGTGCCACTCGCGCCCGGATTGCAGCGCCCGGAAGATTTCGTCGCGGAGGCTGGCCTGAACGGGGCCCACCGGCAGCTCAAAGAACTGGCAGCCATAGGCAGACTCACGCACCAGCCCCGTGGTCTTTTCAAACGCCGGATTGACGTACTGGACATAGCCGGAGCCGTCCAGCATGACGACGGCCTCGGCAATCTGCTCAATGGCCGCCGTCAGCCGCCGCATCGCACTGTCTGCCTGACGGCGTGCAGTGATGTCCTTGATGACGTGCACCCATCCCGTCCCTATCCCGCGTTCCTGTGGAATCCAGTAACTGCTCATTTCAAACCACCGGTCATGACCGGGAAGTTGAAATTCCGGCGGGTCGCCGACAGCTTCACGCAGGTTTCTGGCCGTGTCCGCCAGGTGCGGGAAGAAATGACGAACGGTCGGCTGGCCGATGATGTCCCGGTAGGTTGTGCCGAGAAACGTCACCACGGCCTGATTGCACCGACGAAGCCGCCCTTGGGGGTCTTCCAGCAGAATGAGGTCTGAAATGGCATCCACCGTGGCCGACCATTCCTCATCGCGGCGGCGGAGCACCTCCACCATGGCCTTCTGTGGCGTCAGGTCTTCGACAATGACCACGAGAGTCTGGTCGGACATCACCGGCACCAGGGACAGCCGAACCGGCACAAAACATCCATCTTTTCGGCGTACACTGGTTTCGATGTCTTCGACGCCGCCTCCCCGGTGCAGCAGCCGGCGGACGGCTTCCCGCAAGGTGAGGCGACGGTGACGGCTCAGGAAGCCGCTCACGCGCTGACGGAGAAGTTCTGACGCCGGAACGCCCAGGATGTGGCTCAGCGCCCGATTGGCAAGCTTCAGGCGTCCGTGGGCATCCAGCACCCCGATGCCGTCGGGAATGGCCTCGATGACCCGGCGCATAAACTGGTTCGCCTGCTGGAGTTGCTCCCGCGCCAGGTGTTGTTCAGTAGATTCCTCGTGGGCCACGACGATCGGCGCTTCCGGCAAATCCGCCGACCGGGCAACGCGCGCTATGAACCACCGTCTGGCCCATGGGCTGTGACAGGGATACTCCAGGGTGTAAGCCGCCTTTCCAGCCAGGACCTGCCGGATGCCACGGGCCAGGGCGTGAGCAACCTCGCTTTCAGGGCCTGTCGCCTGCTCACACAGGGCCAGATAGTTCATCCCGATGCCGAAGTTGCCAGTCTGAAGCCCGTTTTCCCGCGCAAAGCGTTTCCACGCTTCATTGACCTCCAGAATGACGCCGTTCTGATCCAGAACGGCAATGTGGGCGGACAGGGTATCGAGCGTGGACTGGAGCATCACCTGCCACTTCCGAAGCTGGTTCTCGGCCTTCTTGCGCTCGGTGATGTCCCGGACAATGAGGGTATAAAACCGCCTGCCGCCGGAATGAAACTCCCCGGCCGTGACTTCAACCATCCGCCCCGGCGCGCCCGGAAAACAACTCTCCGTCTCCACCGGAAGCGCGCCCAGGTTTTCCGGTGCGATGGCGAGCAGTTCACCAATCGGCCGTCCCAGAAGGTTTTCGGCAGCCGCAGCGAACAGGTTTGCCGCCGACGGATTGGCGGAAACGACGGTCAGTGTCTGGTCAAGTGTCAGGATGGCATCCGACGCATGGCGAATGACGGATTGCAGCCGGGTTTCTGTTTCGCGCAGTTGACGGTTGCGGCGGTGGGCATTGATCAGTCCAGCAGCCCGGAACCGCAGCGCCAGTGGGCTGGGGGGTTTGGCCATATAGTCAGTGGCGCCGGCCGCAAAGGCTTGCCCAATGCTCTCCTCATCCACGTCTGCGGTCAGCATGAGAATGGGGATGTCGGCCGTTTCCGGACGCATGCGCAGCGCAGCACAGGTCTGGATGCCATCCAGGCGCGGCATGCGGATGTCAAGCAGAACCAGGTCGGGCGTAGTGGTTTCCACCAGCCGGAGGGCTTCCTCTCCATCCCAGGCTCTCAGGACTTCGAGGCCATCACTTTCGAGCAGGTCACCGAGCAACTCACAAAGCTGGAAGTCATCGTCAACCACCAGAACAACCGGTGTTCCGTCTGTTGCCGAGGTCGTCTCCACAACGGGATGCACCGTCGGGTTTGAAGGCGCGCAAGCTGAAACCATGGGTCAACGCGGCATCTTTCGATGAGATACGGCATCCCGGAACAGGGCCAAGGCCAGCGGGGGCGCTTCCCGGAGTGTATTCCACTTGCTGACACGTCTGCACGCTTTTTTGTGATGAAAAACACACTTGACCTGAACGGGCGAGGTATATCTGGAAAACACTACGACGCAGCGCATCCGGCAACGTGTATCATCTGCCTTTGCAACTGCGCCACGGCGGGAACGTCCTCCCCTGGCGACGCCTCCTGTCCCCTGACCCAAACCAACGATGCCGCACCCAACTCCACCACTTCCGCCTGAAAGCTCCACGCCCGACGACGGGATTCCCATCGAGCAGCTTTCTGACCTCGTGGATGAACTGCCTCCCGCGCTGCAACCGCCCCAACCGTTACCCAGTGTGGTCATCCTGGGGCGGCCGAACGTCGGCAAATCCACGCTGTTCAACAAGCTGGTCGGCCGTCGGCAGGCCATTGTCGGTGACGAGCCGGGCATTACCCGTGACCGTCACTACGGCGTTGTCGAATGGCTGGGGCGCAGTTTTGAACTTGTCGATACCGGCGGCATCGTGCCCGATGAGGAAGCCATCATCCCGGCCAATATCTTCAAGCAAGCTTCACGCGCCATCGAAGAGGCCGATTTACTGCTGTGGGTGGTAGATGCGCGCGAAGGCATTACGCCACTTGATGAAGAAATCGCACGGCATATCCACACCACGGGCAAGCCGGTGTTTGTCGTGGCCAACAAGGTGGAGTCAGCCCAGGTCCGTACGGCTGCCGGTGAGTTTTACCGGTTTGGCTTTGACCGCCTCTTTCCCGTCTCGGCCGAGCATGGCACGGGTACAGCCGAACTTCTGGACGAAATTCTGGCTGTAACAAATGCTCCAGCCACTGCCGTGCGCCCGTCAGAACGCATCCGGGTGGCTGTCATTGGTCGCCCCAACGTCGGCAAGTCTTCGCTGGTCAATGCCATCCTTGGTGAAGAACGGGTCATCGTCAGCCCCATTCCCGGCACGACCCGCGACGCCATAGATACCGACCTCATCCACAACGGACGGCCCTTCACGCTCATTGACACCGCCGGCATCCGTCGCAAAGGACGGACCACCGCCATGGCCGAGAAACTTTCGGTCATCATGGCGCGCAAAGCCCTGGCGCGAACCGATGTGGCCATTCTGCTGCTCGATGCCGTGGAAGGCCCCACCCATCTGGATGAAGTCATTGCTGGCTATGCCCTCGAAAGCGGCACGTCCATCCTGATCGCCCTCAACAAATGGGACCTCATCAAAAAAGACGCCCATACCGCCAGCCTCTACGAACGGCAACTGCGCGAGCGGGTGAAGTTTCTGGACTATGCTCCGGCGGTCTTCGTCTCGGCCCTGACCGGGCAACGGGTGACGCGCCTGCTTGACCTTGCCGCCCGTGCTTATGACGCGCGTTACCGACGGATACCCACCGGCGAACTCAATCGTTTCTTTGCGGAATACCTCGAAACGCCGCGCGCCACCCTGCCAACCAACAAGCCAGTCAAAGTGCACTATGTGACGCAGGCGCGCAGTGTGCCGCCGACGTTCGTCCTGTTTACGAATACAACCGAAAAGCTCCACTTTTCTTATGTCCGCTATGTGGAAAACCGGCTGCGCGAAAACTTCGACTTTTTTGCGACGCCGCTGCGCATTGTGTCGCGCCCGCGGACGGCCAAAAAACGCTAATCCCCCATCGTTTGCATCTGCCCATGCCGCCTCCCGCCGATGACCAGCCAGCAGCGGTAGCCGCGTTTACAGCCCGTCTCAAAGCGCAGGCACTGGCGCTGGGGTTCTCCAAAGTGGGCATTGCGCGCGCCGAACCGCTGGCGGACGAAGGCATGCGGCTCCACGAATGGCTTGCCCGTGGCTATCACGCCACCATGCACTGGATGGCACGCACAGCGGACAAGCGTACAGACCCGGCCCAACTGCTCCCCAACGTCAAATCGGTGGTGGCCGTGGCACTCAACTACGATACGCCGCCGCGCCACGTCGAAGCCCCGGACATCGGCAAAATTTCGCGCTACGCCTGGGGCGACGACTACCACGATGTCATGGGCGAAAAGCTGAAGGCGCTGCTGGCATGGGTGACAGCCGAACGCCCGGAAGCCCACGGCTACATCGCCGTGGATGCCCAACCCGCTATGGACAAAGCCTGGGCCGTGCGCGCCGGACTCGGCTGGCTCGGCAAGCACAGCAACGTCATCACCCGTGAGTTTGGCTCGTGGGTCTTTCTTGGCGAACTGTTCCTCGACATTGACCTCGAACCCGAAACGGAACTCGTCCCGGATCACTGCGGCACGTGTACGGCCTGCCTGGAAGCCTGCCCGACTCAGGCGATTGTCGCACCGTACGTCGTGGACGCCCGGCAGTGTATTGCCTTTGCCACCATCGAGTCGAAAAGCGAAACCCCGGAGCTGCCCACACACGGGTGGGTCTTCGGGTGCGATGTGTGCCAGGACGTGTGCCCATGGTCACGGTTTCGCCAGCCGACGACCGAAGCACGCTTTCTGCCCCACCCTGACCTGATTGCCCCACGTCTGGACGAACTCGCCGCGCTGACGCCGGAAGGCTTCCGGGAGCGTTTTGCCGGCACGCCTGTTCTGCGCGCCAAGCATCGCGGACTGCTCCGCAACGTCGAAGCGGCACGCGCCCAGACCACCGCGCCGGAGCAACCGGATTGAAAATACCGTGGAAAGACCGGCTCAGGGAGCCAGCGCCGCCTCGAAGCCTTCGAGCGAACCGTGCAGCCGTTTGTACACGGCTTCCAGTTTGGCGCGGCGCTCGGCAGCCGTCGGGGCCTGGGCGTCGTAGCCGAGCCGGTACGCCTCGAAGGCTTCCGCGTCCTGCTTCATTGCTTCAAGAACCGTCCCCAACCGCCAGGCGGCTTCACGGCGTGACGGCGCATTCGGATAGGCTTTCACCGCCTCACGCAGCCGGACGGTGGCGGCCGCCGTCTCGCCCTGCCTGTAAAGTATCCAGCCCAGTGTCATCTGCGCGCGCACGTAAAACTCCGCCAGGCGGTCTTCGGCCCGTGGGCTGTCCACGCCTCCCCCGGCCACCCGCGCGGCATCCGACGCAGCATCAATAGCCTGTCGGGCAAAACGTTCGGCAATACCGAGTTCCCCCACTTCAGCGAGCATCCCGGCAGCGCGCAACAAACGCCATCCCCGTCCGGGGTCTTTACCGGCGACAAACTCCTTGGCTGCGAGTTCAAGTGGCGAATCAGTCAGTCCGCTCTTTGGCAGGCTGCCGGCGCGGGCCTGCTTGGCCAGCAGGGCAAAGCGTACGTAACGCTCGATAAATGCCATTTCC
This genomic window contains:
- a CDS encoding PAS domain S-box protein, with the protein product MVSACAPSNPTVHPVVETTSATDGTPVVLVVDDDFQLCELLGDLLESDGLEVLRAWDGEEALRLVETTTPDLVLLDIRMPRLDGIQTCAALRMRPETADIPILMLTADVDEESIGQAFAAGATDYMAKPPSPLALRFRAAGLINAHRRNRQLRETETRLQSVIRHASDAILTLDQTLTVVSANPSAANLFAAAAENLLGRPIGELLAIAPENLGALPVETESCFPGAPGRMVEVTAGEFHSGGRRFYTLIVRDITERKKAENQLRKWQVMLQSTLDTLSAHIAVLDQNGVILEVNEAWKRFARENGLQTGNFGIGMNYLALCEQATGPESEVAHALARGIRQVLAGKAAYTLEYPCHSPWARRWFIARVARSADLPEAPIVVAHEESTEQHLAREQLQQANQFMRRVIEAIPDGIGVLDAHGRLKLANRALSHILGVPASELLRQRVSGFLSRHRRLTLREAVRRLLHRGGGVEDIETSVRRKDGCFVPVRLSLVPVMSDQTLVVIVEDLTPQKAMVEVLRRRDEEWSATVDAISDLILLEDPQGRLRRCNQAVVTFLGTTYRDIIGQPTVRHFFPHLADTARNLREAVGDPPEFQLPGHDRWFEMSSYWIPQERGIGTGWVHVIKDITARRQADSAMRRLTAAIEQIAEAVVMLDGSGYVQYVNPAFEKTTGLVRESAYGCQFFELPVGPVQASLRDEIFRALQSGREWHGIYTARRKDGTTYQEEASVSPVWDEAGRLQNIVAVCRDVTEQLRYESIAEAVNVMETTGYIFSGIRHEMGNPINSVKTALTVLKQMENPSRATIAKYLDRSLAEISRVEYLLKTLRSFSLYETPVLEPLPIVPFLERFCSLIEEDFAKRGIRLEYRFEKDAGTVRADQRALHQALLNLVTNAADALEGCDDPTITLRVFRREHLVSIVIADNGVGLTPQQLDQLFKPFYTSKPHGTGLGLVITRKLITKMNGTVELRPVPTGGCEAIVTLEAVAPKE
- the der gene encoding ribosome biogenesis GTPase Der, with the protein product MPHPTPPLPPESSTPDDGIPIEQLSDLVDELPPALQPPQPLPSVVILGRPNVGKSTLFNKLVGRRQAIVGDEPGITRDRHYGVVEWLGRSFELVDTGGIVPDEEAIIPANIFKQASRAIEEADLLLWVVDAREGITPLDEEIARHIHTTGKPVFVVANKVESAQVRTAAGEFYRFGFDRLFPVSAEHGTGTAELLDEILAVTNAPATAVRPSERIRVAVIGRPNVGKSSLVNAILGEERVIVSPIPGTTRDAIDTDLIHNGRPFTLIDTAGIRRKGRTTAMAEKLSVIMARKALARTDVAILLLDAVEGPTHLDEVIAGYALESGTSILIALNKWDLIKKDAHTASLYERQLRERVKFLDYAPAVFVSALTGQRVTRLLDLAARAYDARYRRIPTGELNRFFAEYLETPRATLPTNKPVKVHYVTQARSVPPTFVLFTNTTEKLHFSYVRYVENRLRENFDFFATPLRIVSRPRTAKKR
- the queG gene encoding tRNA epoxyqueuosine(34) reductase QueG; the encoded protein is MPPPADDQPAAVAAFTARLKAQALALGFSKVGIARAEPLADEGMRLHEWLARGYHATMHWMARTADKRTDPAQLLPNVKSVVAVALNYDTPPRHVEAPDIGKISRYAWGDDYHDVMGEKLKALLAWVTAERPEAHGYIAVDAQPAMDKAWAVRAGLGWLGKHSNVITREFGSWVFLGELFLDIDLEPETELVPDHCGTCTACLEACPTQAIVAPYVVDARQCIAFATIESKSETPELPTHGWVFGCDVCQDVCPWSRFRQPTTEARFLPHPDLIAPRLDELAALTPEGFRERFAGTPVLRAKHRGLLRNVEAARAQTTAPEQPD